One genomic window of Saccharomyces cerevisiae S288C chromosome XII, complete sequence includes the following:
- the ECM22 gene encoding Ecm22p (Sterol regulatory element binding protein; regulates transcription of sterol biosynthetic genes upon sterol depletion, after relocating from intracellular membranes to perinuclear foci; redundant activator of filamentation with UPC2, up-regulating the expression of genes involved in filamentous growth; contains Zn[2]-Cys[6] binuclear cluster; ECM22 has a paralog, UPC2, that arose from the whole genome duplication): protein MTSDDGNAGQEREKDAELIEVGGKKVSKTSTGKRKFHNKSKTGCDNCKRRRVKCDEGKPFCKKCTNMKLDCVYSPIQPRRRKDSSSSKFASAVHDRVGKKNLSDNAIMLQQQQQQLHHQQEQQFRQQQQVQLQQQLLPHVGTDEQSNSPNSVPPSVSNNMENLLLPHLLASLVNNTSNSTNSSANGAEAHNNITQTAPSSMINNNHPNMALPGNSPLSIPITPSFQSTAMNLSSSLNGLLSPGRLNSVTNGLQQPQLQQQNQQIPQQQGTQSPFSNIPFDQLAQLNKMGLNFNMKSFNTLFPYGAANGMASEFQELFGLGKFATSNNRAIKVSTAEEALANMQQEQEDKNKQFTKNPLDNTKTDAVNSGNNPLNGNENKVTASDILSHNKNLIIDNTGLTISPPHTLSKPSIDQNIASPSTGVSNVTSTKSLLSIPDNRTALGNSPTLKTSPMGDLLSNSEALSPRSSNSHTQQQSSPHSNASSASRLVPELVGLSRKSNLNLIDLKLFHHYCTDVWHTITEAGISGPEVWSTYIPDLAFHFPFLMHTILAFSATHLSRTEAGLDNYVSSHRLEALRLLREAVLEISDDNTDALVASALILILDSLANASSSSPTAWIFHVKGAVTILTAVWPLSETSKFYNLISVDLSDLGEAVINQSNHNNDNDNSNNGDGNNNNTISELVCFDESIADLYPVEIDSPYLITLAYLDKLHREKNQLDFMLRVFSFPALLDRTFLALLMTGDLGAMRIMRSYYTLLRGYTTEIKDKVWFLDSVSQVLPQDVDEYSGGGGMHMMLDFLGGGLPSMTTTNFSAFM from the coding sequence ATGACATCCGATGATGGGAATGCTGGACAAGAAAGAGAGAAGGATGCTGAACTGATTGAGGTTGGGGGCAAGAAAGTGAGCAAGACTTCGACAGGGAAACGGAAGTTTCATAACAAGTCCAAGACCGGTTGCGACAATtgtaaaagaagaagagtaaAATGTGATGAAGGCAAACCATTTTGCAAGAAATGTACAAACATGAAATTGGACTGTGTTTACAGCCCTATTCAgccaagaagaagaaaagattcTTCGTCGTCAAAATTTGCATCAGCGGTCCACGATAGGGTAGGCAAGAAAAATCTGAGTGACAATGCCATCATGttacaacaacaacaacagcaactTCATCATCAACAAGAACAGCAATTTCGTCAACAACAGCAAGTTCAGTTACAGCAGCAACTGTTGCCACATGTTGGTACTGATGAACAAAGCAATTCCCCTAATAGCGTTCCTCCATCCGTATCCAATAATATGGAGAATCTTTTGTTACCGCACCTATTAGCGAGTTTAGTGAATAACACCAGTAACAGTACCAACAGCAGTGCAAATGGAGCTGAAGCGCATAATAATATAACACAAACAGCTCCCAGTTCAATGATAAACAACAACCACCCAAACATGGCCCTACCAGGGAATTCGCCATTGAGTATACCGATAACACCTAGTTTTCAATCAACGGCCATGAATTTATCAAGTAGCCTTAACGGCTTACTCTCGCCTGGTAGGCTAAATTCGGTGACGAATGGATTGCAGCAGCCACAacttcaacaacaaaatcaGCAAATTCCACAACAACAAGGAACACAGTCCCCCTTCAGCAATATTCCCTTCGACCAGCTAGCGCAATTGAACAAGATGGGCTTGAACTTCAATATGAAGAGCTTCAATACATTATTTCCATACGGTGCTGCAAATGGAATGGCCTCTGAGTTTCAAGAGTTATTTGGCCTCGGAAAGTTTGCTACATCTAATAACAGAGCAATCAAAGTTAGCACAGCAGAGGAGGCACTCGCAAATATGCAACAGGAACAGGAGGACAAAAACAAGCAATTTACGAAGAACCCATTGGATAATACTAAGACGGATGCTGTTAATTCGGGCAATAACCCCCTTAACGGAAACGAAAATAAAGTTACTGCTTCTGATATACTATCTCATAACAAAAACTTGATAATCGACAATACCGGTCTCACAATCAGTCCCCCACACACGTTGTCCAAACCTTCCATAGATCAAAACATTGCGTCCCCTTCAACGGGAGTATCCAATGTAACCTCTACAAAGTCATTGTTATCTATACCGGACAACAGGACCGCTTTGGGAAATTCTCCTACTTTGAAGACGTCCCCAATGGGTGACCTGTTATCCAACTCGGAGGCATTGTCTCCACGTTCATCAAATTCTCACACTCAACAACAATCTTCTCCCCATTCAAACGCTTCATCAGCCTCACGACTAGTCCCTGAATTAGTCGGGCTGTCTagaaaatcaaatttgaatttgatagatctaaaactttttcatcacTATTGTACTGACGTATGGCATACCATAACCGAAGCAGGCATTTCTGGTCCTGAAGTATGGAGCACTTATATTCCGGATTTGgcttttcattttccctTCTTGATGCATACAATTTTGGCTTTTAGCGCCACTCATTTGTCCAGAACTGAAGCCGGCTTGGATAACTACGTGTCTAGTCATCGTTTAGAAGCGTTGAGACTGTTAAGAGAGGCTGTGCTCGAAATTTCAGATGATAACACAGATGCTTTGGTGGCTAGTGCTCTAATATTAATCCTAGATTCATTGGCAAATGCTTCAAGCAGCTCACCAACGGCATGGATTTTCCATGTTAAAGGCGCCGTAACTATACTAACTGCTGTATGGCCCCTGTCGGAGACATCCAAGTTTTATAACTTAATTTCTGTTGACTTGAGTGATTTGGGTGAAGCTGTAATCAACCAAAGTAAtcataataatgataatgacaATAGCAATAATGGTGATggaaataacaataatacgATATCGGAACTCGTATGCTTTGACGAAAGTATAGCAGATTTATATCCCGTAGAAATTGATTCACCGTACTTGATAACTTTAGCATATTTGGACAAACTGCATCGcgaaaaaaatcaattaGATTTTATGTTGAGAGTCTTCTCATTTCCTGCTCTTTTGGATAGGACTTTTTTAGCATTATTAATGACAGGCGACCTAGGGGCCATGAGAATAATGAGGTCTTACTATACATTATTGAGAGGTTATACCACAGAAATAAAGGACAAAGTGTGGTTCTTGGATAGCGTATCACAGGTTTTACCACAGGATGTTGATGAGTATAGTGGAGGTGGTGGTATGCATATGATGCTGGATTTCTTAGGAGGTGGGTTACCTTCTATGACCACTACAAACTTTTCAGCTTTTATgtaa
- the CDC42 gene encoding Rho family GTPase CDC42 (Small rho-like GTPase; essential for establishment and maintenance of cell polarity; plays a role late in cell fusion via activation of key cell fusion regulator Fus2p; acts with ESCRT proteins at sites of nuclear envelope and ER fission; mutants have defects in the organization of actin and septins; human homolog CDC42 can complement yeast cdc42 mutant), with protein sequence MQTLKCVVVGDGAVGKTCLLISYTTNQFPADYVPTVFDNYAVTVMIGDEPYTLGLFDTAGQEDYDRLRPLSYPSTDVFLVCFSVISPPSFENVKEKWFPEVHHHCPGVPCLVVGTQIDLRDDKVIIEKLQRQRLRPITSEQGSRLARELKAVKYVECSALTQRGLKNVFDEAIVAALEPPVIKKSKKCAIL encoded by the coding sequence ATGCAAACGCTAAAGTGTGTTGTTGTCGGTGATGGTGCTGTTGGGAAAACGTGCCTTCTAATCTCCTATACAACGAATCAATTTCCAGCCGACTATGTTCCAACAGTGTTCGATAACTATGCGGTGACTGTGATGATTGGTGATGAACCATATACGTTAGGTTTGTTTGATACGGCCGGTCAAGAAGATTACGATCGATTGAGACCCTTGTCATATCCTTCTACTGATGTATTTTTGGTTTGTTTCAGTGTTATTTCCCCACCCTCTTTTGAAAAcgttaaagaaaaatggttcCCTGAAGTACATCACCATTGTCCAGGTGTACCATGCCTGGTCGTCGGTACGCAGATTGATCTAAGGGATGACAAGGTAATCATCGAGAAGTTGCAAAGACAAAGATTACGTCCGATTACATCAGAACAAGGTTCCAGGTTAGCAAGAGAACTGAAAGCAGTAAAATATGTCGAGTGTTCGGCACTAACACAACGCGGTTTGAAGAATGTATTCGATGAAGCTATCGTGGCCGCCTTGGAGCCTCCTGTTATcaagaaaagtaaaaaatgtGCAATTTTGTAG
- the BNA5 gene encoding kynureninase (Kynureninase; required for the de novo biosynthesis of NAD from tryptophan via kynurenine; expression regulated by Hst1p), translated as MEKALELDGEYPESLRDEFNIPTFKSMGLSSDDKPVTYLCGNSLGLMPKSTRNSINAELDAWSDCAVESHFKHPEEARGKVPWVSIDLPILPLLAPIVGAQENEVAVMNSLTANLNSLLITFYKPTEKRFKILFEKGSFPSDYYAFYNQCKIHGISEPENVFIQIEPREGETYIRTQDILDTIEVNQDELALVCLSGVQYYTGQYFDIGRITSFAHQFPDILVGWDLAHAVGNVPLQLHDWGVDFACWCSYKYLNAGPGGIGGLFVHSKHTKPDPAKESLPRLAGWWGNDPAKRFQMLEVFEPIPGALGFRQSNPSVIDTVALRSSLELFAKFNGINEVRKRSLLLTNYMTELLEASKYYKHPLRIEKLPCFFTILTPTSTDEEHGAQLSLYFDSDTGKEDIMPKVFQYLHDHGVIGDARRPNVIRLAPAPLYNTFSDVYIAVNALNEAMDKL; from the coding sequence ATGGAGAAAGCTTTGGAATTAGACGGAGAATATCCGGAATCTCTGAGGGATGAATTCAACATCCCTACATTTAAATCCATGGGACTATCGTCCGACGATAAGCCTGTGACGTACTTATGCGGGAATTCTTTAGGTTTGATGCCGAAGTCAACTAGGAATTCAATTAATGCTGAGCTAGATGCGTGGAGCGATTGTGCTGTGGAATCGCATTTCAAACATCCTGAAGAAGCCAGAGGAAAGGTGCCTTGGGTCAGCATTGACTTACCTATTCTTCCACTACTAGCCCCCATCGTGGGTgctcaagaaaatgaagttgCAGTAATGAATAGTCTCACTGCAAATTTGAATTCATTGTTAATTACGTTTTATAAACCTACTGAGAAAAGATTCAAGatcctttttgaaaagggcTCCTTTCCATCAGACTATTATGCTTTCTACAACCAGTGCAAAATTCATGGAATTTCGGAACCTGAGAATGTTTTTATTCAGATCGAGCCACGCGAGGGAGAGACTTATATCAGAACTCAAGATATCCTGGATACCATAGAGGTAAATCAAGATGAATTGGCGCTGGTCTGTTTGTCAGGTGTTCAGTATTACACGGGGCAATATTTCGATATTGGCCGAATCACCTCATTTGCCCACCAATTCCCCGACATATTGGTTGGATGGGATTTAGCACACGCTGTAGGGAACGTCCCATTGCAACTTCATGATTGGGGTGTTGACTTTGCCTGTTGGTGTTCTTACAAGTACTTGAATGCCGGGCCTGGTGGAATTGGTGGCTTATTTGTCCACTCGAAGCATACTAAACCAGACCCTGCTAAGGAAAGTTTGCCAAGATTAGCTGGTTGGTGGGGCAATGATCCTGCTAAGCGATTTCAAATGCTGGAAGTATTCGAGCCGATTCCAGGAGCATTGGGATTCAGGCAATCTAATCCAAGCGTTATTGACACAGTGGCATTGAGAAGTTCATTGGAATTATTTGCGAAGTTTAATGGTATTAATGAAGTTCGTAAAAGATCGTTGTTGCTGACGAACTATATGACGGAACTGTTGGAAGCCTCCAAGTATTACAAACACCCTTTAAGGATCGAGAAATTACCATGtttttttacaatattAACTCCAACAAGCACAGATGAAGAACATGGCGCCCAATTGTCACTTTACTTCGATTCTGACACTGGAAAAGAGGATATTATGCCCAAAGTTTTCCAATATTTGCATGACCATGGTGTCATTGGCGATGCAAGAAGACCAAACGTAATTAGATTGGCTCCTGCTCCCTTATATAATACATTTTCAGATGTATACATTGCGGTGAATGCACTAAATGAGGCGATGGATAAGTTGTAG
- the EST1 gene encoding Est1p (TLC1 RNA-associated factor involved in telomere length regulation; recruitment subunit of telomerase; has G-quadruplex promoting activity required for telomere elongation; role in activating telomere-bound Est2p-TLC1-RNA; EST1 has a paralog, EBS1, that arose from the whole genome duplication) — MDNEEVNEECMRLFFKNARAHLDKHLTSRLTCDENAYITFRCFLDGIHRKSTRFLEELLLKQENMYHNNNYERINDSVIPLVLKLLWLQIHEPTLQWFEHWFHDIMRLSNRRKFRVFRIFQKKMIQFFKITHRYYYDIIEHLCAKYDMNSVISNALFAKLNLMQYTDGLSTHEKIILNTSNPLTFSIVISLQRCVINLGSTHFYKTLLNKPSNKPKSVEGFEKSIRYLNIASLYLPAVGDTYFQRAKIYLITGKFSLYFFELVRGALVRIPSKCALNNLKDFILTPDFPERRRLMKKLAILVSKDLKGEKSFFEGQIVLQFLSIVEHTLVPQSWNASRASNCWLLKEHLQMAALKYHSGNINVILENLAATMGSFDLMFTTRKSKEQKNKLKYADLSERQVFFLDLSFDFIANIIDVVIKPSWQKNMEDFRYLAIIRLLMCWIKSYRSILQYTHRHRKFCTSFALLLNDLINSPLNCSGNIYSHRPKRSYLFREDIIFREFSCINFALTDFNDDYVYDSPDMINNIIGCPTLTKVLSPKEECVLRIRSIIFSGMKFLEKNDTGVIWNASKYKFDLISPNIKIKRQIALSEISSKINVKTQQERVVSSRKVEAKRDEQQRKRAGKIAVTELEKQFANVRRTKKLSPLPEKDGVSSELVKHAASRGRKTITGPLSSDFLSYPDEAIDADEDITVQVPDTPT, encoded by the coding sequence ATggataatgaagaagttaACGAAGAATGTATGagattatttttcaagaacgCTCGTGCGCATCTGGATAAACATCTAACATCAAGGTTGACATGCGATGAAAATGCATATATCACGTTCAGATGCTTCCTGGATGGAATACATCGCAAATCTACTAGGTTTCTCGAAGAGCTACTTttgaaacaagaaaatatgTACCATAATAACAATTACGAACGCATAAATGATTCCGTGATACCATTGGTTCTGAAACTTTTATGGCTTCAAATTCACGAACCTACACTCCAATGGTTTGAGCACTGGTTCCATGATATCATGCGACTAAGTAACAGAAGAAAGTTCAGAgtttttagaatttttcaaaaaaaaatgattcaatttttcaaaattacaCACAGGTATTACTATGACATCATCGAACACCTATGCGCAAAGTACGATATGAATTCCGTTATTTCAAATGCTCTCTTCGCGAAGTTGAATTTAATGCAATACACAGATGGACTTTCAACTCATGAGAAAATTATCTTAAACACGAGTAATCCACTGACGTTTTCCATTGTAATCTCACTACAAAGATGCGTGATTAATCTAGGTTCCACACATTTTTATAAAACACTACTAAACAAGCCGTCTAACAAACCCAAGAGTGTGGAAGGTTTTGAGAAGTCTATTAGGTACTTGAATATTGCCTCACTCTATCTCCCAGCCGTTGGAGATACTTATTTTCAACGAGCGAAAATTTACTTGATCACTGGGAAATTCTCACtgtatttctttgaattaGTAAGAGGAGCATTGGTAAGGATTCCGTCTAAATGTGCGTTAAacaatttgaaagatttcaTTTTGACTCCTGATTTTCCGGAAAGAAGACGtctgatgaaaaaattggcaATTCTTGTGTCAAAAGATCTCAAAGGTGAGAAATCATTCTTTGAAGGTCAAATTGTTTTGCAATTTCTATCGATAGTAGAACACACTTTGGTTCCACAGTCATGGAACGCATCACGTGCTTCTAATTGTTGGTTATTGAAAGAGCATTTACAAATGGCTGCATTAAAGTATCATTCAGGTAATATTAATGTTATACTTGAAAACTTGGCTGCCACAATGGGAAGTTTCGATCTTATGTTTACAACTCGAAAAAGTAAGGAACAAAAGAACAAACTCAAATATGCAGATTTGAGTGAGCGCcaggttttttttttagactTGAGCTTTGATTTTATTGCTAATATCATAGACGTCGTCATCAAACCCTCCTGGCAAAAAAACATGGAAGACTTTCGATATCTAGCCATTATTCGTTTGCTTATGTGCTGGATTAAGTCATATAGATCTATTTTGCAGTACACTCACAGACACAGGAAGTTTTGCACTTCATTCGCCTTGTTGCTGAACGACTTGATAAATAGTCCACTGAATTGTTCAGGAAATATATATAGCCACAGGCCGAAAAGAAGCTATCTTTTTAGAGAAGATATTATTTTCAGGGAATTTTCTTGCATTAACTTTGCACTAACAGATTTTAATGACGATTATGTGTATGATTCTCCCGACATGattaataatataattGGATGCCCTACATTGACTAAAGTGCTTTctccaaaagaagaatgtgTTCTGCGAATTAGatcaataatattttctggcatgaaatttttagaGAAAAATGACACCGGCGTCATATGGAATGCCAGCAAATATAAGTTTGATTTAATAAGCCCAAATATTAAAATAAAACGCCAAATAGCATTATCGGAAATTTCCTCCAAAATAAATGTAAAAACACAACAGGAAAGAGTAGTCTCTTCGAGAAAAGTTGAGGCCAAAAGAGATGAACAACAGCGCAAAAGAGCCGGGAAAATAGCTGTGACAGAACTGGAAAAACAATTTGCAAATGTCCggagaacaaaaaaattgtctCCGCTCCCAGAAAAAGATGGCGTTTCTTCTGAGTTGGTAAAACATGCTGCTTCACGAGGGAGAAAAACTATCACTGGCCCACTATCCTCTGATTTTCTCTCATATCCAGACGAAGCAATTGATGCTGATGAGGACATCACCGTCCAAGTGCCAGATACTCCTACTTGA
- the TOP3 gene encoding DNA topoisomerase 3 (DNA Topoisomerase III; conserved protein that functions in a complex with Sgs1p and Rmi1p to relax single-stranded negatively-supercoiled DNA preferentially; DNA catenation/decatenation activity is stimulated by RPA and Sgs1p-Top3p-Rmi1p; involved in telomere stability and regulation of mitotic recombination), with the protein MKVLCVAEKNSIAKAVSQILGGGRSTSRDSGYMYVKNYDFMFSGFPFARNGANCEVTMTSVAGHLTGIDFSHDSHGWGKCAIQELFDAPLNEIMNNNQKKIASNIKREARNADYLMIWTDCDREGEYIGWEIWQEAKRGNRLIQNDQVYRAVFSHLERQHILNAARNPSRLDMKSVHAVGTRIEIDLRAGVTFTRLLTETLRNKLRNQATMTKDGAKHRGGNKNDSQVVSYGTCQFPTLGFVVDRFERIRNFVPEEFWYIQLVVENKDNGGTTTFQWDRGHLFDRLSVLTFYETCIETAGNVAQVVDLKSKPTTKYRPLPLTTVELQKNCARYLRLNAKQSLDAAEKLYQKGFISYPRTETDTFPHAMDLKSLVEKQAQLDQLAAGGRTAWASYAASLLQPENTSNNNKFKFPRSGSHDDKAHPPIHPIVSLGPEANVSPVERRVYEYVARHFLACCSEDAKGQSMTLVLDWAVERFSASGLVVLERNFLDVYPWARWETTKQLPRLEMNALVDIAKAEMKAGTTAPPKPMTESELILLMDTNGIGTDATIAEHIDKIQVRNYVRSEKVGKETYLQPTTLGVSLVHGFEAIGLEDSFAKPFQRREMEQDLKKICEGHASKTDVVKDIVEKYRKYWHKTNACKNTLLQVYDRVKASM; encoded by the coding sequence ATGAAAGTGCTATGTGTCGCAGAGAAAAATTCTATAGCGAAGGCAGTTTCACAGATCCTAGGAGGAGGCAGATCAACTTCAAGGGATTCCGGCTACATGTATGTAAAGAACTATGATTTCATGTTTAGTGGGTTCCCGTTTGCCAGAAATGGGGCTAACTGCGAAGTTACCATGACTAGTGTTGCAGGGCACCTAACAGGCATTGATTTCAGCCATGATTCGCATGGGTGGGGAAAATGCGCCATCCAAGAGTTATTTGATGCGCCACTGAACGAGATTATGAATAACaaccaaaaaaagataGCAAGCAACATCAAGCGAGAAGCGAGGAATGCAGACTATCTGATGATATGGACAGATTGCGACCGGGAAGGAGAGTACATCGGTTGGGAGATATGGCAGGAGGCCAAGAGAGGCAACAGGCTCATACAAAATGATCAAGTATACCGGGCAGTCTTTTCGCATCTCGAAAGACAACACATATTAAATGCAGCACGAAACCCAAGTCGATTGGATATGAAGAGTGTGCACGCTGTAGGCACGCGGATTGAAATCGATCTTCGAGCAGGTGTTACATTCACCAGACTCTTAACAGAAACGCTACGAAATAAACTGAGAAACCAAGCCACCATGACCAAGGATGGTGCAAAACACCGCGGTGGTAACAAGAACGACTCACAAGTCGTATCGTATGGTACATGCCAGTTTCCAACGCTCGGCTTTGTAGTAGACAGGTTTGAAAGAATACGAAATTTTGTTCCCGAAGAGTTCTGGTATATCCAATTGGTAGTCGAAAACAAAGACAACGGCGGAACAACAACGTTCCAGTGGGACAGGGGCCACTTGTTCGACCGGCTGAGCGTGTTAACGTTTTACGAGACATGCATCGAAACCGCCGGCAATGTTGCTCAAGTAGTAGACTTGAAATCAAAGCCAACAACGAAATACAGACCTTTACCTCTGACCACAGTGGAGCTACAAAAAAACTGCGCCCGGTACCTGCGTCTGAACGCCAAACAATCACTAGACGCAGCAGAAAAGCTATACCAAAAGGGGTTCATATCGTATCCAAGAACAGAGACTGATACTTTCCCACACGCAATGGACCTAAAATCCTTGGTCGAAAAGCAAGCTCAATTGGACCAACTCGCTGCAGGCGGCAGAACCGCCTGGGCATCGTACGCGGCATCGCTGCTCCAACCCGAAAACACAAGTAACAATAACAAGTTCAAGTTTCCACGAAGCGGCTCCCATGACGACAAAGCGCATCCACCAATCCACCCCATCGTAAGTCTGGGGCCTGAAGCAAATGTTTCGCCAGTGGAAAGAAGAGTATACGAGTACGTGGCCAGGCACTTTTTGGCATGCTGCTCAGAGGACGCCAAGGGCCAATCGATGACCCTTGTGTTGGACTGGGCCGTTGAACGTTTCTCAGCTTCAGGTCTCGTAGTCCTAGAGAGAAATTTCCTCGATGTTTACCCTTGGGCCCGATGGGAAACCACCAAGCAGTTACCGCGGCTTGAAATGAATGCCCTCGTAGACATCGCGAAGGCCGAAATGAAGGCGGGCACTACGGCGCCGCCCAAGCCGATGACTGAGAGTGAACTCATTCTCCTCATGGATACAAACGGCATTGGCACAGACGCCACCATTGCGGAGCACATAGACAAGATCCAAGTACGTAATTACGTTAGGAGCGAGAAAGTAGGCAAGGAAACCTACTTACAACCCACGACCCTGGGTGTCTCACTAGTGCACGGCTTCGAGGCCATCGGCCTCGAAGACTCCTTTGCAAAGCCCTTCCAGCGCAGAGAAATGGAGCAAGACCTCAAGAAAATCTGCGAAGGTCATGCCTCCAAGACTGATGTTGTAAAGGACATAGTCGAGAAGTATAGGAAGTACTGGCACAAGACGAATGCCTGCAAGAATACTCTCTTGCAAGTTTATGACCGTGTCAAGGCATCCATGTAA
- a CDS encoding uncharacterized protein (hypothetical protein; conserved across S. cerevisiae strains; overlaps ORF YLR235C), whose protein sequence is MHTICLRSPIDESSPLPYKSIRQPLENAHSCQALCSLMAVLCASAAHRLSETFPMRLVVAREYANWGAFQHAFTRRAGASVAATSAWFDAVAAGTENAHMQSAESCN, encoded by the coding sequence ATGCATACTATTTGCCTTAGAAGCCCGATCGATGAATCCTCTCCTCTTCCATATAAATCAATAAGGCAACCTCTAGAAAACGCCCATTCCTGCCAAGCGCTTTGCAGCCTTATGGCCGTACTCTGTGCATCCGCTGCTCATCGGCTCTCTGAAACCTTCCCTATGCGTTTGGTAGTCGCGCGTGAATATGCTAATTGGGGCGCCTTCCAACATGCGTTTACGCGGCGCGCTGGAGCTTCTGTGGCGGCGACTTCTGCATGGTTTGATGCAGTTGCGGCTGGTACTGAAAATGCACATATGCAGTCAGCTGAATCATGCAATTAA